The segment CACCTCGCCTGGAATCCCTACTGCCTCCACCAGCGGACGAATAAGATTGACCAGCAGTTCCATCGCTCCCGACGCCCGAAACACGCTGATCGCCACCATCATGCCGACTAAATGGGGAATAATGCTGATGGCCGTATTGAAGCCATCCTTGGCGCCGTCCACGAAAGATTCGTAAACCGGAACTTTTTTGAAATACGCATATAAGGGAATAAACACGATGATTGCCGGGATTGCCCAGACCGATATGGTGTTAATTGCCTCATACATGATTATCCCTCCCTTTTGGGCCGGGAAAAGGTCCTGTGTCGGAACCATCTGTCCACCAGAATGGCAGCCGTTGTGGAGATGGCAGTGGCCATAAGGGTAGTGCCTACAATTTCAGCCGGATTGGCCGATTCAAAGTTCATGCGAATGGCGATGATCGTGGTCGGAATAATGGTGATGCTGGCGGTATTGATAGCCAGCAGCGTGCACATGGCCGGTGTGGCCGTCGTCGGATCGGGATTCAGCTTTTGCAGCTCCTTCATGGCCTTGATGCCCATCGGCGTGGCGGCATTGCCAAGTCCCAGTATATTGGCGCTCATGTTCGACAGAATGTAGCCAAGAGCGGGGTGATCCTTGGGCACATCCGGGAACAAAAATCGTACAGCCGGCCTCAACAGCACCGCCAGTTTGTTCAGCAAGCCCCCGTCCTCGGCTATGCGCATCATCCCCAGCCAGAATACCAAGATGCTGATTAATCCGAAGCAAACGGTCACCCCGGTCTTGGCCCCTTCAAAAGCTGCTTCGGTTACGGCCTCCACTCTGCCGGTGAAGACCGCCACCACAAATCCGAATACGATGAAGAACAACCAGATCAAGTTGACCAAAGCGCCCCTCCTCCTTCCCGAATAAAACCTGTATGTCTCTACACTTGCAAGGGCCATCCACCGTTTAACGCGTCTCCCCCGTGAACAGCGCACGCACTAATGCAGTCAAAGTCTGTTGGTATGAGCCGGCTCCGCTGCTCATTCCCGCACTGGCCGCAACCTGTTTCTCCTCCTGCCAGACGGGGTCGTCCGCAGCGAGCAGCGGCACTCTGCCTATGACTTCCCCGCGCAGCTTGATGACGAGTTCGCCGCGCTTGCCCAGGCGATAGTCCAGACTCTTCTCATCCAGGGTCTCTACGGAAGAGGAAAGCTCCGACCGTTCCTCCTCAACGAGCGGATAGGAGAAGTCTGCTGCTGCACGCAGTCCCGTTCCTTGAATGGCGCTGCCTCTTTTGATCAGAGTACGGTGGGGAAAATACTGAAAGCCCCAGTCCAGTACATGGCGATGATCCAGCCAGTCGTTTCCGTCATTCAAGGTAACAACGGCGAGCTGGCGGCCGCCTTGTGTCGCAGAAGAGATGAGACAGCGTCCAGCCGCCTTCGTGTATCCCGTCTTCACCCCGTCGGCGCCATCGTAGAAGCGCAACATCTTGTTCTTGTTGTGCCAGACATAATCCCAATCTTCATGCGGGTTGGGCGCTTTCTTCACCTTCGTGCTGACGATCTGCCGGAATGACTTGTTGCGCAGCGCGTAAGCAGTCAGCTTCGCCATATCGTTCGCGCTGGCGTAGTGGTCCTTGGCATCCAGGCCATGCGGATTGACAAAATGGCTGTTCGTCATACCGATTTCTTCCGCCTTCTGATTCATGAGAAAAGCAAACCCTTCAATGGAGCCGCCTACATGTTCCGCAATGGCAGTCGCCGCATCGTTGCCGGAACGCAGCATGAGGCCGTAAAGCAAATTCTCCAGGCTCATCTTCTCGCCCAGCTTCAAGTAGATGGAGGAGCCCTCCTTGCCAACAGCGTTCCTCCCAACTGTCACCTCGTCCTCCAGGTTGCCATGTTCAATCGCAACGATAGCTGTCATCACCTTCGTCAAGCTGGCGATCAACATCGGCTTGTCACCATTGTGCGAATACAGAATCCGACCGGATTCCACATCGATTAAGGCCGCAGCTTGCGCATGTGTGCCAATCCTGGGATGATCCGCATGCACAGCCGGCGCAGCCCCCGCCACGTGCGTCAAGAGCATCAAAACGGCCATACCGGTCATCCCTATTTGCTTGACTAATGCTTTCATTGATCGTACACCCTTCCGCTTGTTCACATTTCCCGGCTCCTTCGCTTCTGAATTTTGATCCAACACTTCCGTTCGGTTTTGTACATGTATATGCCGGTCCATCCCGGATATGAGAAGATGTCCGAAGGAACTTGGCCCGCCGGCGCAAGCCATGTCCGCCATCATCCGATTGCCCGATGGCTCGCGGCACAACAAAAAAATCCTGCCTCAAGACAGGATTCATTATGCAGACGAATGGGAGGAACGTTTCATAATTTCGTGTTCAGCTTGCGGTATTGCGTAGGGACCATGCCTTTGCGTTCGGCGAATATCCGATGGAAGGTTTTATAGGAGCCGTATCCGACTTCATAGGCCACCTCAGCCACACTCATTTCCGTGGAAGACAGCAGGCTGCACGCATGCCGGATGCGTATATCATGCACCAACGGCACGAACGATTGGCCGGTCGTTTTTTTCAGCGTTTCGCTCAGATGGGAAGGGCTGATGCCGAAGCGCTCGGCCACCCCCGTTAAGGTCAAGGGCTCCTGCGCATGCTGGTGAATATAATGAATGATCGGCCAGATATTGCTTCGTCCCGGTTGGAACGCTTCTTTCTGCATCACGCTTGCCGCCGCAGCATGTCGAGCCCGGTCAAACCGGATGAGCAGCTCGCCCAGCTTCGCCTTGACCAGCTCTTTCCGCCAGCTTCCATCGCCCTGGTATTCTTGATAGATATCCTGAATAATGTCGAGCATGCGAACATGCTCATCGTCTTCAAAATAATGGTATCCCGGCAAATGATCGCGATTGTGCAGCAATTCATATAAACCGCCTGCCAGCGCATTGCCATGCTCCACGAGCAAATCCATGCTGAACATGCAATTATATAAGGTCAGCGTCTTCCCGGGCTCCGTATAAATTTCGTGAATCTGATAAGGAAGCACGAATGTAAAGACTCCCGGCTCCATCGGATGGCTGATGCCGTTGATCGTTTCGCTTCCATGGCCATCGACCACATAGGAAAATTCCAGAAAATCATGGCGATGGGCAGGATATCCTTGTATGAGCCTGTTCAAACTAATATGCAGCGGAAGCTCGGCGTACATATTCGGGTATTCCTTGATGTATTTCGGCAAATAAGTCAAAGCTGATGCCTCCGTCCGAAATAATGGGACAAACTTCCTCAATCTTGAGATGATTTTTCTTTAGTCCTATAATACCATGAGACATATATCTGTTGTATGGAGGAGATTTTACGATGAGCCAAAAAATCCGTATCGGCATTATTGGCGCGGGAAATATCGCCAATGTGCATATTCAGCAATTTCGGCAGCTGCAAGAGGAATGCGAGATTACTGCTATTACTGATGCATTCTTGCCGCTTGCCGAATCCAGAAAAGAGCAGTATGGCATTCCGTGGGTCGCTCCTACGCCGGAAGCGCTGATTGCCAGCGACCAAGTGGATGCGGTGATTGTCGCCGTGCCGAATCAATACCATGCCCCCCTAACCATTCAGGCTCTGGAGGCAGGCAAGCATGTATTGCTGGAGAAGCCAATGGCGATCAATGCGGAAGCGGCACGCGACATTATGCGAGCCAAGCAGCGCACAGACCGCACCTTGATGCTTGCACATCAAATGCGCTGGGAAGCGGTGCCGATGCAGATCAAGCAGCAGATGGACCGCGGCGAGCTGGGCAGCATATACTCGGCCAAGACCGGTTGGTTCCGCCGCAAGGGCATTCCAGGCTGGGGCACTTGGTTCACGCGCATGGATCAATCCGGCGGCGGGCCGCTTATCGATATCGGCGTCCATATGCTTGACCTCGCGCTGTATTTAATGGGCAATCCGAAGCCGGTATCTGTCTTTGGCGCGACTTATGCGGAATTCGGACCGAAGAAGCGGGGCATCGGCGACTGGGGCAAGCCGGATTGGAACGGGATTTATGACGTAGAGGATTTCGCTACGGCCTTGATCAAAATGGACAACGGCAGCACCTTGTCCCTGGAAGTCAGCTGGGCGGTCCATATGGACACTGACAACACGCCGTTCATCCATCTGATGGGCACCGAGGGCGGCGCCAGCTATCGCGGTCCCCATGGCAAGCTGCTGACCGAGAAGTTCGATCGCCCGCTGGAGACCGAGCTGGTCACTCCGGAAAATGACGAAGGCGCGCGCATCCGCTTGAGCCGCCACTTCCTGGAGTGCATTCGCGAAGGCAAGGAGCCGATCACCTCTGGCATGACCGGGTTCACGAACAGCCTCGTGCTGAACGCCATTTACGAGTCGTCCCAAACCGGCCGCGAGGTGCAGCTGAACTGGGATTTTTAAGCTCTGAAGTTGCCGGGTACATTGGTTCAGTTCGGGCACTCACAACCGTTGAGCCGTAACATGGGCGCTTCAGCTTCGACAGCTGCTCACTATAAAGGAACATACTTCCGTTATGCAACACTTACACGGCGAAAGTCGTATAATAAATGGAAATTTTGGTCTTATTGGCGGCAATCACCTATTCACGCATAGGGAATGACGCGAATAGGACCATCTTGTTCCGCTACATATCAACGTGAATCATTGATGGCATTAAATAAGAACAGAATCTTCCGCTATTTAGTATGGGAGGAATCGATTGAAGCGCCAGGTCATTTCCTATGGCTTGGCATAAATCGAGCGACCTTCCCGGCTCAAATCGCAAATCAGCTTACTACCAATATGGATTCGAAATCAGGGACGGGATGAAACGACATTCATTCAGAAAGGAATGGTTGCGATGTTGCGAGGATTGACACGCGCCGGCTTCGGAAATTTGGAAAGCGAAGAGCAATGGATCAGGCTTGCGGCCCAATCCGGCTTTCAGGCGGTAGATGTAGACGCGGCCGGCTTGATCGCGCGGAATGGATTGGAGCAGGCCAAGGCCTTGCTTGAAGAAAACAACATAGTGATCGGCGCAATAGGCCTGCCTGTAGAGTGGAGAGCAGATGAAGCGGCATTTCGCGCCGGATTGCCTGCGCTTATCGAAGCGGCTGAAGCGGCTTCAGCATTAGGCTGTGCAAGCTGCTGCACGTATATTTTGCCATCCACAGATTCGGGATCAGCCCATTTCATGGCGTTGGCAACGAGACGAATTCGTGTCTGCGCGGACATCCTGGATGCCTACGGCATTCGGCTCGGCCTGGAATTCGTCGGCCCGCATCATCTTCGGACCCGCTGGGCAAACCCGTTCATCTGGACGATGGAAGAAACACTCGACTGGATCGGGGCCATTCATGCCCCTAATCTAGGACTGTTGTTTGATGCATACCACTGGTACACGACAGGCGGGACGATTAACGATATCCTGCAGCTCAAACCGGAGCAAATCGTCCATGCCCACATGAATGATGCGCCCGACATACCAGTAGAAGACGTGTTGGACAACGACAGACTGTATACAGGAGAAGGCGTCATTGACCTGGCCGGTTTCTTGCGCGCCCTGTCCGATATCGGCTACAAAGGGGTAGTCGCCCAAGAGGTGCTTACTCCCGAACCGCCTTCCGCTTCCATGGAAGAGCTGATGGCCCGCTCCAAGTCCGGCTTCGATAAAGTCTTTGCCCAAGCCGGATTATAGTTCCGCGGTATCCATATTGTTCATGAGGATACGTCTGCAGGATTCGCTGCAGGCGTTTTTTCATGTCTCGAATCCCAGTCTGCAAAGAAGCTCTCCTTGCCAGATGGCCACAATATTTATGGTTTTACCCATCGAAATGTCTATCCCTTGGCAAGTAGAAAAACTGCATAAGAGAGTGCACTAAGCAGACCTAG is part of the Xylanibacillus composti genome and harbors:
- a CDS encoding spore maturation protein; amino-acid sequence: MYEAINTISVWAIPAIIVFIPLYAYFKKVPVYESFVDGAKDGFNTAISIIPHLVGMMVAISVFRASGAMELLVNLIRPLVEAVGIPGEVLPLGILRPITGAGSLAFTTDLIQTHGPDSMIGRIASTVQGSTDTTLYVLTVYFGAVGIRNSRYALKVGLISDVVGFLAAVFICLIVFG
- a CDS encoding nucleoside recognition domain-containing protein, which encodes MVNLIWLFFIVFGFVVAVFTGRVEAVTEAAFEGAKTGVTVCFGLISILVFWLGMMRIAEDGGLLNKLAVLLRPAVRFLFPDVPKDHPALGYILSNMSANILGLGNAATPMGIKAMKELQKLNPDPTTATPAMCTLLAINTASITIIPTTIIAIRMNFESANPAEIVGTTLMATAISTTAAILVDRWFRHRTFSRPKREG
- a CDS encoding D-alanyl-D-alanine carboxypeptidase family protein, with the translated sequence MKALVKQIGMTGMAVLMLLTHVAGAAPAVHADHPRIGTHAQAAALIDVESGRILYSHNGDKPMLIASLTKVMTAIVAIEHGNLEDEVTVGRNAVGKEGSSIYLKLGEKMSLENLLYGLMLRSGNDAATAIAEHVGGSIEGFAFLMNQKAEEIGMTNSHFVNPHGLDAKDHYASANDMAKLTAYALRNKSFRQIVSTKVKKAPNPHEDWDYVWHNKNKMLRFYDGADGVKTGYTKAAGRCLISSATQGGRQLAVVTLNDGNDWLDHRHVLDWGFQYFPHRTLIKRGSAIQGTGLRAAADFSYPLVEEERSELSSSVETLDEKSLDYRLGKRGELVIKLRGEVIGRVPLLAADDPVWQEEKQVAASAGMSSGAGSYQQTLTALVRALFTGETR
- a CDS encoding helix-turn-helix transcriptional regulator, which gives rise to MTYLPKYIKEYPNMYAELPLHISLNRLIQGYPAHRHDFLEFSYVVDGHGSETINGISHPMEPGVFTFVLPYQIHEIYTEPGKTLTLYNCMFSMDLLVEHGNALAGGLYELLHNRDHLPGYHYFEDDEHVRMLDIIQDIYQEYQGDGSWRKELVKAKLGELLIRFDRARHAAAASVMQKEAFQPGRSNIWPIIHYIHQHAQEPLTLTGVAERFGISPSHLSETLKKTTGQSFVPLVHDIRIRHACSLLSSTEMSVAEVAYEVGYGSYKTFHRIFAERKGMVPTQYRKLNTKL
- a CDS encoding Gfo/Idh/MocA family protein yields the protein MSQKIRIGIIGAGNIANVHIQQFRQLQEECEITAITDAFLPLAESRKEQYGIPWVAPTPEALIASDQVDAVIVAVPNQYHAPLTIQALEAGKHVLLEKPMAINAEAARDIMRAKQRTDRTLMLAHQMRWEAVPMQIKQQMDRGELGSIYSAKTGWFRRKGIPGWGTWFTRMDQSGGGPLIDIGVHMLDLALYLMGNPKPVSVFGATYAEFGPKKRGIGDWGKPDWNGIYDVEDFATALIKMDNGSTLSLEVSWAVHMDTDNTPFIHLMGTEGGASYRGPHGKLLTEKFDRPLETELVTPENDEGARIRLSRHFLECIREGKEPITSGMTGFTNSLVLNAIYESSQTGREVQLNWDF
- a CDS encoding sugar phosphate isomerase/epimerase family protein is translated as MLRGLTRAGFGNLESEEQWIRLAAQSGFQAVDVDAAGLIARNGLEQAKALLEENNIVIGAIGLPVEWRADEAAFRAGLPALIEAAEAASALGCASCCTYILPSTDSGSAHFMALATRRIRVCADILDAYGIRLGLEFVGPHHLRTRWANPFIWTMEETLDWIGAIHAPNLGLLFDAYHWYTTGGTINDILQLKPEQIVHAHMNDAPDIPVEDVLDNDRLYTGEGVIDLAGFLRALSDIGYKGVVAQEVLTPEPPSASMEELMARSKSGFDKVFAQAGL